A genomic window from Phyllopteryx taeniolatus isolate TA_2022b chromosome 2, UOR_Ptae_1.2, whole genome shotgun sequence includes:
- the LOC133470949 gene encoding transmembrane protein 208-like, whose protein sequence is MAPKGKVGTKGKKQILEENEATLKFYTRVILGANAIYAAVNLLIFYNSSSFGTWLLLAFALAVYVGSYRSMSTMAKPVFADDGSLLDGGIDLNMEQGMAE, encoded by the exons ATGGCG CCTAAAGGCAAAGTTGGTACTAAGGGAAAGAAGCAGATTCTCGAGGAGAATGAGGCAACCCTCAAATTCTATACAAGAGTCATCCTGGGAGCTAAT GCCATATATGCTGCTGTAAATCTTTTGATCTTCTACAATTCATCTAGTTTTGGGACATGG CTGTTATTAGCGTTTGCGCTTGCTGTGTATGTTGGGAGTTACCGCTCCATGTCCACGATGGCCAAACCAGTGTTCGCTGACGATGGAAGTCTCCTTGACGGAGGAATAGACTTAAACATGGAGCAGGGAATGGCAGAGTAA
- the slc39a1 gene encoding zinc transporter ZIP1, whose product MEFLLQVKIGALVGLLLLTLFFGFIPARVTWFRNTNGTETHRTVLSLISCFAGGVLLAACLLDIIPDYLADINTVLDSNMIEVNFPLPEFIMAVGFFTVLILERMVLNCREMGGTVDERAPLIQDMRNGHAHAHVHGSTASPDLESSGHHVHVDFQAHSPFRSFMLFLSLSLHSVFEGLAIGLQNTDSKVLEICIAILVHKSIIVFSLSVKLVQSAVSPVWVAAYIGVFAVMSPLGIAIGISVMEAQLAAGTLIQSILEGLAAGTFIYITFLEILPHELNSPGKQLLKVLFILLGFTVMAALTFLG is encoded by the exons ATGGAATTTTTGCTTCAAGTGAAAATTGGCGCTCTGGTCGGTTTGTTGCTATTAACTCTTTTTTTCGGGTTCATCCCGGCTCGAGTCACATGGTTCAGGAACACAAACGGGACAG AGACTCACCGCACAGTTCTGAGTCTGATAAGTTGCTTCGCCGGTGGAGTTTTACTGGCAGCATGTTTGCTCGATATCATTCCCGATTACCTGGCGGACATCAACACTGTGCTGGACTCTAACATGATTGAG GTCAACTTCCCACTTCCTGAGTTCATCATGGCTGTCGGCTTCTTCACAGTCCTCATATTGGAGAGGATGGTTCTGAActgtcgggagatgggagggACCGTGGATGAGAGGGCACCTCTTATACAGGACATGAGGAACGGCCACGCCCACGCCCACGTCCATGGCTCCACCGCGAGTCCGGATCTGGAGAGCAGCGGCCACCACGTCCATGTTGACTTTCAGGCCCACTCGCCTTTTCGCTCCTTCATGCTTTTCCTCTCGTTGTCGCTCCATTCGGTTTTTGAAGGGCTTGCTATCGGCCTGCAGAACACTGACTCGAAG GTGTTGGAAATCTGCATCGCCATACTGGTCCACAAGAGCATCATCGTGTTCAGCTTGTCAGTGAAGCTGGTCCAGAGCGCAGTCAGTCCCGTGTGGGTGGCCGCTTACATCGGGGTGTTCGCTGTGATGTCGCCGCTGGGGATCGCCATCGGCATCAGCGTGATGGAGGCCCAGCTGGCGGCCGGCACGCTCATCCAGTCCATTCTGGAGGGCCTTGCCGCGGGGACGTTCATCTACATCACCTTCCTGGAGATCCTCCCGCATGAGCTCAATTCCCCCGGGAAGCAGCTGCTCAAGGTGCTTTTCATACTGCTGGGCTTCACCGTCATGGCCGCGCTCACGTTTTTGGGCTGA